Proteins co-encoded in one Brassica oleracea var. oleracea cultivar TO1000 chromosome C4, BOL, whole genome shotgun sequence genomic window:
- the LOC106338589 gene encoding UPF0496 protein At3g57100-like, producing the protein MKTLAPFSSHRLRQRISTVYPAMTFLSPPSLTSSSSSMIKSRSEENLSKLNECMENMDEDVSEMFMECHQTDFRQEPELLRLLSDYFTTSKSVSELCESLRKCLERAEHEECFMLDEALRDFEEEKSGCSGLLEASFRKTFRDLSKLNDLCTSCNSDDGDCDGDFLRKLQICHRDLAEMIVKLESTMKEIERKLRRVRGKRAVVTAAIIAPVIALVTVSKIVAGIFGSVPVGEVATFAASKWKKSTATLKREKTAVTSMEGATMVALKEVERISRLVSRLEAVERSIRATAEFAVKKRSPVAVAMGEMERERKRLKSTLVDLDRETGRCDGFVVFGRTLAKGKIFEFLSCGEKSSNSNPTSLFLFS; encoded by the coding sequence ATGAAAACTCTTGCGCCATTTTCAAGTCACCGTCTCCGTCAACGAATCTCCACCGTCTATCCGGCGATGACGTTCCTATCACCACCTTCCTTAACCTCCTCTTCCTCTTCGATGATAAAGTCTCGGTCAGAAGAAAACTTGAGCAAGCTCAACGAATGCATGGAGAACATGGACGAGGATGTCTCGGAGATGTTCATGGAATGTCATCAAACGGATTTCCGCCAAGAACCCGAGCTGCTTCGTCTCCTCAGCGACTACTTCACCACAAGCAAATCCGTCAGCGAGCTCTGCGAGTCTCTGAGAAAGTGTCTGGAGAGAGCAGAACACGAGGAGTGCTTCATGTTAGACGAGGCGTTGCGTGACTTCGAGGAGGAGAAAAGCGGTTGCAGCGGTTTGTTAGAAGCAAGTTTCAGAAAAACCTTCCGAGACCTGAGTAAGTTGAACGACTTGTGTACTAGTTGTAACTCCGACGACGGAGATTGTGATGGTGATTTTCTCAGGAAGCTTCAGATCTGTCATCGAGATTTAGCCGAGATGATCGTGAAGCTAGAGTCGACCATGAAGGAGATCGAGAGGAAGCTGAGACGCGTGCGTGGCAAAAGAGCGGTGGTCACGGCGGCGATAATCGCTCCGGTGATTGCCCTAGTGACGGTGAGCAAAATCGTCGCCGGAATATTCGGATCCGTTCCGGTTGGGGAGGTGGCTACGTTCGCTGCTTCCAAGTGGAAGAAGTCGACGGCGACTCTGAAACGGGAAAAGACGGCGGTGACGTCGATGGAGGGGGCGACGATGGTGGCTCTCAAGGAAGTGGAGAGGATCAGTAGACTGGTGAGTAGGTTGGAGGCGGTGGAGAGGTCTATTAGAGCAACGGCGGAGTTCGCCGTTAAGAAACGGTCGCCGGTGGCTGTAGCTATGGGAGAGATGGAGAGGGAAAGGAAGAGGTTGAAGTCAACGCTCGTTGACTTAGATAGAGAGACGGGAAGGTGCGATGGGTTCGTGGTGTTTGGACGTACATTGGCTAAGGGCAAGATCTTTGAGTTTCTCTCTTGTGGCGAGAAAAGCTCCAACTCCAATCCAACTAGTTTGTTTTTGTTTTCTTAG
- the LOC106338590 gene encoding maternal embryonic leucine zipper kinase-like — MSYGSWFLDETPLPKLGFLGQGNYGYVTLVRNNDGLLMAKKTSFLKYSEDLEKEVRIMDRFFSINFNTVRATSPAVSYETMPFNVKVCSIHMEVAPHGSLKDMLTKAENILIFPSYAQEDLCELKLGDFGSAKEPNGPDPVNESLFEDNPEYLAPEAVGPRGVISSAVDIWSLGTMVMEMMGVTIRGRSDYVPRTLSQMTLDFVRRCSERNPGARATAEELMSHEFVRQSLGAPPLELLPVPSCLSNGVVQGRLF; from the exons ATGTCGTATGGTTCGTGGTTTTTAGACGAGACTCCATTACCAAAACTAGGCTTTCTCGGGCAAGGAAACTATGGCTATGTCACCCTGGTTCGAAACAACGATGGACTACTCATGGCTAAGAAAACATCTTTCCTCAAATACTCAGAGGATCTCGAGAAAGAAGTAAGGATCATGGATCGCTTCTTTTCAATCAATTTCAACACCGTGAGAGCCACGAGCCCTGCTGTCTCCTACGAAACCATGCCATTCAACGTGAAAGTCTGTTCCATTCACATGGAAGTCGCACCACATGGTTCACTCAAAGACATGCTGACCAAAGCCG AGAACATACTCATCTTCCCGAGCTATGCTCAGGAAGATCTTTGCGAGCTCAAACTTGGTGACTTCGGTTCGGCTAAGGAACCCAATGGACCTGATCCAGTGAATGAGTCTTTGTTCGAGGATAATCCGGAGTATTTGGCTCCTGAGGCGGTCGGGCCACGTGGAGTGATCTCGTCGGCGGTTGATATCTGGTCCTTAGGTACCATGGTGATGGAAATGATGGGGGTTACTATAAGAGGAAGGAGCGATTACGTTCCGAGGACTCTATCGCAAATGACTTTGGACTTTGTGAGAAGATGTAGTGAACGGAACCCGGGGGCTAGAGCCACTGCGGAGGAGCTCATGAGTCATGAGTTTGTTAGACAAAGTCTTGGGGCTCCACCGCTTGAGCTGCTTCCAGTTCCTTCTTGCTTAAGTAATGGAGTGGTTCAAGGAAGGCTTTTCTAG
- the LOC106341243 gene encoding protein LURP-one-related 14-like isoform X2: MPKNKKTEWQVGDPTISIVGDQFCNPYPMDLMVKRKVQSFSKDNYQVFDPSGNLLLQIDGQAWGINRKRVMTDPAGFTILTMRQKGMTLKNKWEVHGGESKEREDLLFTVHQSMAVSLKTSVDVFLAENNNVMNSNTCDFHASGGYSNISFKVFKSDALIAGVTHKFTWGSFCKGKCNFRVRVNPEVDYALIIALLVMVDDNEN; this comes from the exons ATGCCAAAGAATAAGAAAACAGAATGGCAAGTAGGAGATCCTACAATAAGCATAGTTGGAGATCAATTCTGTAATCCATACCCAATGGATCTAATGGTTAAGAGGAAAGTTCAAAGTTTCTCAAAAGATAATTACCAAGTGTTCGATCCAAGCGGAAACCTCCTCCTACAAATTGATGGACAAGCTTGGGGGATTAACCGTAAAAGGGTTATGACTGATCCAGCTGGTTTCACAATCCTCACAATGCGCCAAAAG GGAATGACGCTGAAGAATAAATGGGAAGTGCATGGAGGAGAGAGCAAAGAGAGAGAAGACTTGCTGTTCACGGTGCATCAATCTATGGCAGTGTCATTGAAAACATCTGTGGATGTTTTCTTGGCTGAGAACAATAATGTCATGAACAGCAATACTTGTGATTTTCATGCTTCAGGTGGATACTCGAATATCTCATTCAAAGTTTTCAAATCAGATGCTCTCATCGCTGGG GTCACGCATAAATTTACTTGGGGAAGTTTCTGTAAAGGGAAATGTAATTTTAGGGTGAGAGTAAATCCAGAGGTGGATTATGCTTTGATCATTGCTTTGCTTGTTATGGTTGATGACAATGAGAATTGA
- the LOC106341243 gene encoding protein LURP-one-related 14-like isoform X1 produces MPKNKKTEWQVGDPTISIVGDQFCNPYPMDLMVKRKVQSFSKDNYQVFDPSGNLLLQIDGQAWGINRKRVMTDPAGFTILTMRQKGMTLKNKWEVHGGESKEREDLLFTVHQSMAVSLKTSVDVFLAENNNVMNSNTCDFHASGGYSNISFKVFKSDALIAGVGVTHKFTWGSFCKGKCNFRVRVNPEVDYALIIALLVMVDDNEN; encoded by the exons ATGCCAAAGAATAAGAAAACAGAATGGCAAGTAGGAGATCCTACAATAAGCATAGTTGGAGATCAATTCTGTAATCCATACCCAATGGATCTAATGGTTAAGAGGAAAGTTCAAAGTTTCTCAAAAGATAATTACCAAGTGTTCGATCCAAGCGGAAACCTCCTCCTACAAATTGATGGACAAGCTTGGGGGATTAACCGTAAAAGGGTTATGACTGATCCAGCTGGTTTCACAATCCTCACAATGCGCCAAAAG GGAATGACGCTGAAGAATAAATGGGAAGTGCATGGAGGAGAGAGCAAAGAGAGAGAAGACTTGCTGTTCACGGTGCATCAATCTATGGCAGTGTCATTGAAAACATCTGTGGATGTTTTCTTGGCTGAGAACAATAATGTCATGAACAGCAATACTTGTGATTTTCATGCTTCAGGTGGATACTCGAATATCTCATTCAAAGTTTTCAAATCAGATGCTCTCATCGCTGGGGTAGGG GTCACGCATAAATTTACTTGGGGAAGTTTCTGTAAAGGGAAATGTAATTTTAGGGTGAGAGTAAATCCAGAGGTGGATTATGCTTTGATCATTGCTTTGCTTGTTATGGTTGATGACAATGAGAATTGA